The following proteins come from a genomic window of Triticum aestivum cultivar Chinese Spring chromosome 6A, IWGSC CS RefSeq v2.1, whole genome shotgun sequence:
- the LOC123128056 gene encoding histone acetyltransferase MCC1 isoform X2: MLDPRSEIYPTIEYRPIQPSDLEVLEKIHLSLFPIRYEREFFLNVVNGNGVISWGAVDTSRSDEGRDELIGFVTTRMIAAKDSEIEDLFRYNNSHKDLTLLYILTLGVVDSYRNLGIASSLVREVIKHAASVSNCRGVYLHVISYNQPAINFYKKMLFKLVRRLPMFYYIRGQHYDSYLFVYYVNGGRTPCSPLLNSHIGLLPPSATFGVASREYIIRAFLKMLVGKIWRKEEKSIPRWSRCKESTTLLTSQNNNSNNKRIIAGEDSRCHV, from the exons ATGTTGGACCCAAGATCCGAAATCTACCCCACCATAGAGTATCGCCCCATCCAGCCCTCCGACCTCGAGGTTCTTGAGAAGATTCATCTCTCGCTGTTTCCTATAAG GTACGAGAGGGAGTTCTTCTTGAACGTTGTCAATGGTAATGGTGTCATTTCGTGGGGTGCTGTGGACACTAGCAGATCGGATGAAGGCAGGGATGAGCTGATAGGCTTTGTGACCACGAGGATGATTGCAGCAAAAGATAGCGAG ATCGAGGATTTATTTAGATACAACAACTCGCACAAAGATCTAACACTTCTTTATATCCTGACGCTTGGTGTAGTGGATAGCTACAGAAACCTCGGCATAG CTTCTTCGCTTGTTCGAGAGGTGATTAAACATGCTGCAAGTGTATCAAATTGCAGGGGTGTTTATTTACATGTCATCTCATATAACCAGCCTGCAATTAACTTTTACAAGAAGATGCTATTTAAGCTAGTCAGAAGACTTCCGATGTTCTACTACATAAGAGGGCAGCATTATGACTCATACTTGTTTGTGTATTATGTCAATGGGGGGCGTACGCCTTGTTCACCACT CTTAAACTCGCATATTGGACTTTTGCCTCCTTCTGCAACTTTTGGTGTTGCCTCTCGTGAATACATTATTAG GGCTTTCCTAAAGATGCTAGTTGGCAAGATCTGGAGGAAAGAGGAAAAGAGTATCCCGAGATGGTCCCGTTGTAAGGAATCGACCACTCTATTGACCTCACAGAAtaataatagtaacaataaaagGATCATCGCTGGTGAAGATTCAAGATGTCATGTGTAA
- the LOC123128056 gene encoding histone acetyltransferase MCC1 isoform X1: MLDPRSEIYPTIEYRPIQPSDLEVLEKIHLSLFPIRYEREFFLNVVNGNGVISWGAVDTSRSDEGRDELIGFVTTRMIAAKDSEIEDLFRYNNSHKDLTLLYILTLGVVDSYRNLGIASSLVREVIKHAASVSNCRGVYLHVISYNQPAINFYKKMLFKLVRRLPMFYYIRGQHYDSYLFVYYVNGGRTPCSPLLNSHIGLLPPSATFGVASREYIIREIVTSFVVDFRAFLKMLVGKIWRKEEKSIPRWSRCKESTTLLTSQNNNSNNKRIIAGEDSRCHV, translated from the exons ATGTTGGACCCAAGATCCGAAATCTACCCCACCATAGAGTATCGCCCCATCCAGCCCTCCGACCTCGAGGTTCTTGAGAAGATTCATCTCTCGCTGTTTCCTATAAG GTACGAGAGGGAGTTCTTCTTGAACGTTGTCAATGGTAATGGTGTCATTTCGTGGGGTGCTGTGGACACTAGCAGATCGGATGAAGGCAGGGATGAGCTGATAGGCTTTGTGACCACGAGGATGATTGCAGCAAAAGATAGCGAG ATCGAGGATTTATTTAGATACAACAACTCGCACAAAGATCTAACACTTCTTTATATCCTGACGCTTGGTGTAGTGGATAGCTACAGAAACCTCGGCATAG CTTCTTCGCTTGTTCGAGAGGTGATTAAACATGCTGCAAGTGTATCAAATTGCAGGGGTGTTTATTTACATGTCATCTCATATAACCAGCCTGCAATTAACTTTTACAAGAAGATGCTATTTAAGCTAGTCAGAAGACTTCCGATGTTCTACTACATAAGAGGGCAGCATTATGACTCATACTTGTTTGTGTATTATGTCAATGGGGGGCGTACGCCTTGTTCACCACT CTTAAACTCGCATATTGGACTTTTGCCTCCTTCTGCAACTTTTGGTGTTGCCTCTCGTGAATACATTATTAG GGAGATTGTAACTTCATTTGTTGTTGACTTCAGGGCTTTCCTAAAGATGCTAGTTGGCAAGATCTGGAGGAAAGAGGAAAAGAGTATCCCGAGATGGTCCCGTTGTAAGGAATCGACCACTCTATTGACCTCACAGAAtaataatagtaacaataaaagGATCATCGCTGGTGAAGATTCAAGATGTCATGTGTAA
- the LOC123128056 gene encoding histone acetyltransferase MCC1 isoform X3, giving the protein MLDPRSEIYPTIEYRPIQPSDLEVLEKIHLSLFPIRYEREFFLNVVNGNGVISWGAVDTSRSDEGRDELIGFVTTRMIAAKDSEIEDLFRYNNSHKDLTLLYILTLGVVDSYRNLGIASSLVREVIKHAASVSNCRGVYLHVISYNQPAINFYKKMLFKLVRRLPMFYYIRGQHYDSYLFVYYVNGGRTPCSPLEIVTSFVVDFRAFLKMLVGKIWRKEEKSIPRWSRCKESTTLLTSQNNNSNNKRIIAGEDSRCHV; this is encoded by the exons ATGTTGGACCCAAGATCCGAAATCTACCCCACCATAGAGTATCGCCCCATCCAGCCCTCCGACCTCGAGGTTCTTGAGAAGATTCATCTCTCGCTGTTTCCTATAAG GTACGAGAGGGAGTTCTTCTTGAACGTTGTCAATGGTAATGGTGTCATTTCGTGGGGTGCTGTGGACACTAGCAGATCGGATGAAGGCAGGGATGAGCTGATAGGCTTTGTGACCACGAGGATGATTGCAGCAAAAGATAGCGAG ATCGAGGATTTATTTAGATACAACAACTCGCACAAAGATCTAACACTTCTTTATATCCTGACGCTTGGTGTAGTGGATAGCTACAGAAACCTCGGCATAG CTTCTTCGCTTGTTCGAGAGGTGATTAAACATGCTGCAAGTGTATCAAATTGCAGGGGTGTTTATTTACATGTCATCTCATATAACCAGCCTGCAATTAACTTTTACAAGAAGATGCTATTTAAGCTAGTCAGAAGACTTCCGATGTTCTACTACATAAGAGGGCAGCATTATGACTCATACTTGTTTGTGTATTATGTCAATGGGGGGCGTACGCCTTGTTCACCACT GGAGATTGTAACTTCATTTGTTGTTGACTTCAGGGCTTTCCTAAAGATGCTAGTTGGCAAGATCTGGAGGAAAGAGGAAAAGAGTATCCCGAGATGGTCCCGTTGTAAGGAATCGACCACTCTATTGACCTCACAGAAtaataatagtaacaataaaagGATCATCGCTGGTGAAGATTCAAGATGTCATGTGTAA
- the LOC123128056 gene encoding histone acetyltransferase MCC1 isoform X4, with amino-acid sequence MLDPRSEIYPTIEYRPIQPSDLEVLEKIHLSLFPIRYEREFFLNVVNGNGVISWGAVDTSRSDEGRDELIGFVTTRMIAAKDSEIEDLFRYNNSHKDLTLLYILTLGVVDSYRNLGIASSLVREVIKHAASVSNCRGVYLHVISYNQPAINFYKKMLFKLVRRLPMFYYIRGQHYDSYLFVYYVNGGRTPCSPLAFLKMLVGKIWRKEEKSIPRWSRCKESTTLLTSQNNNSNNKRIIAGEDSRCHV; translated from the exons ATGTTGGACCCAAGATCCGAAATCTACCCCACCATAGAGTATCGCCCCATCCAGCCCTCCGACCTCGAGGTTCTTGAGAAGATTCATCTCTCGCTGTTTCCTATAAG GTACGAGAGGGAGTTCTTCTTGAACGTTGTCAATGGTAATGGTGTCATTTCGTGGGGTGCTGTGGACACTAGCAGATCGGATGAAGGCAGGGATGAGCTGATAGGCTTTGTGACCACGAGGATGATTGCAGCAAAAGATAGCGAG ATCGAGGATTTATTTAGATACAACAACTCGCACAAAGATCTAACACTTCTTTATATCCTGACGCTTGGTGTAGTGGATAGCTACAGAAACCTCGGCATAG CTTCTTCGCTTGTTCGAGAGGTGATTAAACATGCTGCAAGTGTATCAAATTGCAGGGGTGTTTATTTACATGTCATCTCATATAACCAGCCTGCAATTAACTTTTACAAGAAGATGCTATTTAAGCTAGTCAGAAGACTTCCGATGTTCTACTACATAAGAGGGCAGCATTATGACTCATACTTGTTTGTGTATTATGTCAATGGGGGGCGTACGCCTTGTTCACCACT GGCTTTCCTAAAGATGCTAGTTGGCAAGATCTGGAGGAAAGAGGAAAAGAGTATCCCGAGATGGTCCCGTTGTAAGGAATCGACCACTCTATTGACCTCACAGAAtaataatagtaacaataaaagGATCATCGCTGGTGAAGATTCAAGATGTCATGTGTAA